A DNA window from Gavia stellata isolate bGavSte3 chromosome 35, bGavSte3.hap2, whole genome shotgun sequence contains the following coding sequences:
- the LOC132320353 gene encoding electroneutral sodium bicarbonate exchanger 1-like, which yields MGRHDEEALIDQGRRSNGAKIHYEKEELEGHRTLYAGVQMPLVGQCHRHHRPHKQKHREQEEDCAPTERGYHCTPSQRVQFILRTKEDEQHVPHALFTELDEICVKEGEDAEWKETARWLKFEEDVEDGGECWSKPYVATLSLHSLFELRSCIINGTVLLDISANSIEEIADLILGQQEQLTEFDERTRAELHFMKKIPSGAEASNVLVGELDFLRQPIVAFVRLTPAVLLSGMTEVPIPTRFLFVLLGPEGKAHQYHEIGRSMATIMTDEVFHDVAYKAKNRADLVAGIDEFLDQVTVLPPGEWDPSIRIEPPKNVPSQEKRKMPGALDDSASDSEPEKHSGPELERTGRLFGGLILDVKRKAPWFWSDFRDGLRLQCLASFLFLYCACMSPVITFGGLLGEATDGHISAMESLLGASMTGVVFSLFAGQPLTILGSTGPVLVFEKILYKFCKEYTLSYLSLRACIGLWTAFFCIVLVATDASSLVCYITRFTEEAFASLICLIFIYEALEKLSHLRETYPVHMHSQLDFLTIDYCKCEAPTHPSNETLRFWESNKINVSGIAWENLTVTECRLLKKFKTSRYFPTRVRSTVSDFAVFLTIVVMVLMDFMIGIPSPKLHVPHMFKPTRDDRGWFISPVGPNPWWTVLAALIPALLCTILIFMDQQITAVIVNRKEHRLKKGCGYHLDLFMVAVMLGVCSVMGLPWFVAATVLSITHVNSLKVESECTAPGEQPKFLGIREQRVTGSMIFVLMGCSVFFTSVLKFIPMPVLYGVFLYMGVSSLGEIQFFDRLKLFWMPAKHQPDFIYLRHVPLRKVHFFTVIQLICLVLLWAIKVSRAAIVFPMMVLALVFVRKAMDFCFSKRELSFLDDLMPESKKKKLDGAKNEANEEERHDEEALIDQGRRSNSAKIHYEKEELEGHRTLYAGVQMPLVGQCHRHHRPHKQKHREQEEDCAPTERGYHCTPSQRVQFILRTKEDEQHVPHALFTELDEICVKEGEDAEWKETARWLKFEEDVEDGGERWSKPYVATLSLHSLFELRSCIINGTVLLDISANSIEEIADLILGQQEQLTEFDERTRAKIGEVLLKKHHHQNEKKRNNLLRSFADVSKKGSDLHLLDKPAQTLTPHPSPTTVEAKNGVNHETSTTDLSKAELHFMKKIPSGAEASNVLVGELDFLRQPIMAFVRLTPAVLLSGMTEVPIPTRFLFVLLGPEGKAHQYHEIGRSMATIMTDEVFHDVAYKAKNRADLVAGIDEFLDQVTVLPPGEWDPSIRIEPPKNVPSQEKRKMPGALDDSASHTKPEKHSGPELERTGRLFGGLILDVKRKAPWFWSDFRDGLRLQCLASFLFLYCACMSPVITFGGLLGEATDGHISAMESLLGASMTGVVFSLFAGQPLTILGSTGPVLVFEKILYKFCKEYTLSYLSLRACIGLWTAFFCIVLVATDASSLVCYITRFTEEAFASLICLIFIYEALEKLSHLRETYPVHMHSQLDFLTIDYCKCEAPTHPSNETLRFWESNKINVSGIAWENLTVTECRYLHGEFQGPACGPNGPYTPDVLFWCCILFFSTFVLSSLLKKFKTSRYFPTRVRSTVSDFAVFLTIVVMVLMDFMIGIPSPKLHVPHMFKPTRDDRGWFISPVGPNPWWTVLAALIPALLCTILIFMDQQITAVIVNRKEHRLKKGCGYHLDLFMVAVMLGVCSVMGLPWFVAATVLSITHVNSLKVESECAAPGEQPKFLGIREQRVTGSMIFVLMGCSVFFTSVLKFIPMPVLYGVFLYMGVSSLGEIQFFDRLKLFWMPAKHQPDFIYLRHVPLRKVHFFTVIQLICLVLLWAIKVSRAAIVFPMMVLALVFVRKAMDFCFSKRELSFLDDLMPESKKKKLDGAKNEANEEEESPKMMEAAAAAGSVLLKLGKTSNLDIPKQSRDRTDPCEINISEEVLKTSVWKALTMNTETV from the exons ATGGGG AGGCATGACGAGGAGGCACTGATtgaccaggggagaaggagcaacgGTGCCAAGATTCActatgagaaggaggagttggaag gccACCGGACCCTGTACGCCGGCGTGCAGATGCCGCTGGTGGGGCAATGCCACCGGCATCACCGAccccacaagcagaagcatcgggaacaggaggaggactgtgcccCGACGGAGCGGGGCTACCACT gcaccccgtcCCAGCGGGTGCAGTTCATCCTCAGGACCAAGGAGGACGAGCAGCATGTCCCTCACGCCTTGTTCACCGAGCTGGATGAGATCTGCGTGAAAGAGGGCGAAGATGCCGAGTGGAAGGAAACGGCAAG GTGGCTGAAGTTTGAGGAGGACGTGGAAGACGGCGGCGAGTGCTGGAGCAAGCCCTATGTGGCCACgctgtccttgcacagcctctttgagctgaggagctgcatcatcaatggcacggtgctgctggaCATTAGTGCCAACAGCATCGAAGAGATCGCAG ATCTGATCCTgggccagcaagaacagctcacgGAGTTTGACGAGCGCACGCGG GCGGAgctgcacttcatgaagaaaattcccagcgGGGCTGAAGCGTCCAACGTGCTCGTaggagagctggatttccttCGCCAGCCCATCGTGGCATTTGTCCGCCTGACCCCGGCTGTCCTCCTCTCGGGCATGACGGAAGTTCCCATCCCAACAAG gttcctgtttgttttgcttggaccagaaggaaaagcccatcagTACCATGAGATCGGCAGGTCCATGGCTACTATCATGACGGATGAG GTTTTCCATGACGTCGCCTATAAAGCCAAGAACCGGGCTGACCTCGTGGCCGGCATCGATGAGTTTCTGGATCAGGTCACGGTCTTGCCGCCTGGAGAGTGGGATCCATCGATCCGAATCGAGCCCCCAAAAAACGTCCCTtcgcag gaaaaaaggaagatgccaggAGCTCTCGATGACAGTGCTTCTGACAGTGAGCCAGAGAAGCACAGCGGTCCTGAACTGGAGCGGACGGGAAG gctctttGGAGGTTTGATCCTGGATGTGAAGCGAAAAGCCCCGTGGTTCTGGAGCGACTTTCGGGAtggtctgaggctgcagtgtctggcgtccttcctcttcctctactgtgcctgcatgtcccctgtcatcacctttgggggactgctgggggaggcgaccGATGGCCACATa AGTGCCATGGAGTCGCTGCTGGGTGCCTCCATGACCGGCgtggtgttttccctctttgctggccaACCTCTCACCATCCTCGGCAGCACCGGACCCGTGCTCGTCTTTGAGAAGATcctctacaaattctgcaa gGAGTACACGCTCTCCTATCTCTCTCTGCGGGCATGCATCGGGCTGTGGACCGCCTTCTTCTGCATCGTGCTGGTGGCCACCGACGCCAGCTCTTTGGTGTGCTACATCACCCGCTTCACTGAAGAAGCCTTCGCCTCCctcatctgcctcatcttcatctaCGAGGCTCTAGAGAAGCTGAGTCACCTGCGGGAGACCTaccctgtgcacatgcacagccagcTCGACTTCCTCACCATcgacta ctgtaagtGTGAGGCACCGACGCATCCCAGCAATGAAACCCTGCGTTTCTGGGAGAGCAACAAGATCAACGTGTCTGGCATCGCCTGGGAAAACCTCACGGTGACC gaatgtCG cttactgaagaagtttaagaCCAGCCGATACTTCCCAACCAGA GTACGGTCCACAGTAAGcgactttgctgttttcctcaccatCGTCGTCATGGTGCTcatggacttcatgattgggaTCCCATCACCGAAGCTCCACGTCCCCCATATGTTCAAG CCTACCAGAGACGACCGCGGGTGGTTCATCAGCCCCGTAGGACCCAACCCTTGGTGGACGGTGTTGGCTGcgctcatcccagctctgctctgcaccatcttgatcttcatggaccagcagatcactgctgttattgtgaacaggaaggagcacaggctgaag AAAGGATGTGGGTACCACCTGGACCTTTTCATGGTGGCCGTGATGCTCGGGGTGTGCTCCgtgatggggctgccctggtttgTGGCTGCCACCGTCCTGTCCATCACCCACGTGAATAGCCTCAAAGTCGAGTCTGAGTGCACAGCTCCAGGAGAACAACCCAAGTTTCTGGGGATACGAGAGCAGAGAGTCACTGGCTCCATGATCTTTGTGctcatgggctgctctgtcttcttcacttctgtgttaaag tttataccaATGCCTGTGCTTTACGGCGTCTTTCTCTACATGGGCGTGTCGTCGCTCGGAGAAATTCAG TTCTTCGATcgcttgaagctgttttggatgCCGGCGAAACACCAGCCGGATTTCATCTACCTGCGGCACGTCCCCTTGCGAAAGGTGCACTTCTTCACCGTGATCCAGCTGATCTGCCtcgtcctgctctgggccatcAAGGTGTCCCGTGCCGCCATCGTCTTTCCCATGATG GTTTTGGCTCTTGTATTTGTCCGGAAAGccatggatttctgcttctcaaagcgagagctcagcttcctggatgaccttatgccagagagcaagaagaagaagttggacGGTGCCAAAAACGAAGCCAATGAAGAAGAG AGGCATGACGAGGAGGCACTGATtgaccaggggagaaggagcaacaGTGCCAAGATTCActatgagaaggaggagttggaag gccACCGGACCCTGTACGCCGGCGTGCAGATGCCGCTGGTGGGGCAATGCCACCGGCATCACCGAccccacaagcagaagcatcgggaacaggaggaggactgtgcccCGACGGAGCGGGGCTACCACT gcaccccgtcCCAGCGGGTGCAGTTCATCCTCAGGACCAAGGAGGACGAGCAGCATGTCCCTCACGCCTTGTTCACCGAGCTGGATGAGATCTGCGTGAAAGAGGGCGAAGATGCCGAGTGGAAGGAAACGGCAAG GTGGCTGAAGTTTGAGGAGGACGTGGAAGACGGCGGCGAGCGCTGGAGCAAGCCCTATGTGGCCACgctgtccttgcacagcctctttgagctgaggagctgcatcatcaatggcacggtgctgctggaCATTAGTGCCAACAGCATCGAAGAGATCGCAG ATCTGATCCTgggccagcaagaacagctcacgGAGTTTGACGAGCGCACGCGGGCAAAAATTGGagaagttcttttgaagaagcaccaccatcagaacgagaagaaaagaaacaaccttcTCCGCTCGTTTGCTGATGTGAGCAAGAAGGGGTCGGACCTGCACCTCCTCGACAAGCCAG ctcaaacacttacccctcatccttctcccaccactgtggaagctaaaaatggggTGAACCATGAGACCAGCACAACGGATTTAAGCAAG GCGGAgctgcacttcatgaagaaaattcccagcgGGGCTGAAGCGTCCAACGTGCTCGTaggagagctggatttccttCGCCAGCCCATCATGGCATTTGTCCGCCTGACCCCGGCTGTCCTCCTCTCGGGCATGACGGAAGTTCCCATCCCAACAAG gttcctgtttgttttgcttggaccagaaggaaaagcccatcagTACCATGAGATCGGCAGGTCCATGGCTACTATCATGACGGATGAG GTTTTCCATGACGTCGCCTATAAAGCCAAGAACCGGGCTGACCTCGTGGCCGGCATCGATGAGTTTCTGGATCAGGTCACGGTCTTGCCGCCTGGAGAGTGGGATCCATCGATCCGAATCGAGCCCCCGAAAAACGTCCCTtcgcag gaaaaaaggaagatgccaggAGCTCTTGATGACAGTGCTTCTCACACCAAGCCGGAGAAGCACAGCGGTCCTGAACTGGAGCGGACGGGAAG gctctttGGAGGTTTGATCCTGGATGTGAAGCGAAAAGCCCCGTGGTTCTGGAGCGACTTTCGGGAtggtctgaggctgcagtgtctggcgtccttcctcttcctctactgtgcctgcatgtcccctgtcatcaccttcgggggactgctgggggaggcgaccGATGGCCACATa AGTGCCATGGAGTCGCTGCTGGGCGCCTCCATGACCGGCgtggtgttttccctctttgctggccaACCTCTCACCATCCTCGGCAGCACCGGACCCGTGCTCGTCTTTGAGAAGATcctctacaaattctgcaa gGAGTACACGCTCTCCTATCTCTCTCTGCGGGCATGCATCGGACTGTGGACCGCCTTCTTCTGCATCGTGCTGGTGGCCACCGACGCCAGCTCTTTGGTGTGCTACATCACCCGCTTCACCGAAGAAGCCTTCGCCTCCctcatctgcctcatcttcatctaCGAGGCTCTAGAGAAGCTGAGTCACCTGCGGGAGACCTaccctgtgcacatgcacagccagcTCGACTTCCTCACCATcgacta ctgtaagtGTGAGGCACCGACGCATCCCAGCAATGAAACCCTGCGTTTCTGGGAGAGCAACAAGATCAACGTGTCTGGCATCGCCTGGGAAAACCTCACGGTGACC gaatgtCGGTATTTGCATGGAGAGTTTCAAGGACCTGCCTGTGGACCCAATGGCCCCTACACGCCTGACGTCCTCTTCTggtgctgcatcctcttcttctccacctttgtgctgtcgagcttactgaagaagtttaagaCCAGCCGATACTTCCCAACCAGA GTACGGTCCACAGTAAGcgactttgctgttttcctcaccatCGTCGTCATGGTGCTcatggacttcatgattgggaTCCCATCACCGAAGCTCCACGTCCCCCATATGTTCAAG CCTACCAGAGACGACCGCGGGTGGTTCATCAGCCCCGTAGGACCCAACCCTTGGTGGACGGTGTTGGCTGcgctcatcccagctctgctctgcaccatcttgatcttcatggaccagcagatcactgctgttattgtgaacaggaaggagcacaggctgaag AAAGGATGTGGGTACCACCTGGACCTTTTCATGGTGGCCGTGATGCTCGGGGTGTGCTCCgtgatggggctgccctggtttgTGGCTGCCACCGTCCTGTCCATCACCCACGTGAATAGCCTCAAAGTCGAGTCTGAGTgcgcagctccaggagaacaacccaagtttctggggatacgagagcagagagtcactggctccatgatctttgtgctcatgggctgctctgtcttcttcacttctgtgttaaag tttataccaATGCCTGTGCTTTACGGCGTCTTTCTCTACATGGGCGTGTCGTCGCTCGGAGAAATTCAG TTCTTCGATcgcttgaagctgttttggatgCCGGCGAAACACCAGCCGGATTTCATCTACCTGCGGCACGTCCCCTTGCGAAAGGTGCACTTCTTCACCGTGATCCAGCTGATCTGCCtcgtcctgctctgggccatcAAGGTGTCCCGTGCCGCCATCGTCTTTCCCATGATG GTTTTGGCTCTTGTATTTGTCCGGAAAGccatggatttctgcttctcaaagcgagagctcagcttcctggatgaccttatgccagagagcaagaagaagaagttggacGGTGCCAAAAACGAAGCCAATGAAGAAGAG GAGTCCCCGAAAatgatggaagctgctgctgctgccggttcagttctgctgaaactgggcaagaccagcaacttggatatcccaaagcaaagcagggacag gacTGATCCTTGCGAGATTAATATCTCGGAGGAAGTGTTGAAAACGAGCGTGTGGAAGGCTCTCactatgaacacagaaacagtctga